From Magnolia sinica isolate HGM2019 chromosome 13, MsV1, whole genome shotgun sequence, one genomic window encodes:
- the LOC131223108 gene encoding phosphatidylcholine:diacylglycerol cholinephosphotransferase 1-like encodes MNGNAHHHHPSTLRSNSKTRESKPKGDKEEEREHACLLTTDARKMAVFGKASFMTWSVEDIVDVPRYHPIPCTFAISLLFFMAVEYTLRMVPPSSPPFDIGFVLTHPLHRLLALRPALNTALAGLNTVFVGMQTTYILWTWLVEGRPRATISALFMFTCRGILGYSTQLPLPQGFLGSGVDFPVGNVSFFLFFSGHVAGSVIASMDMRRMQRHGLALTFDVLNVLQGLRLLATRGHYTIDLAVGVGAGLLFDSLAGKYEDTKRKSLQHHFHNKHISTDSITAVQNRQ; translated from the exons ATGAACGGAAACGCTCACCACCACCATCCATCCACCCTCAGGAGCAACTCCAAAACCAGAGAAAGCAAGCCCAAGggagataaagaagaagaaagagagcatGCCTGCCTTCTCACTACAGACGCTAGAAAGATGGCAGTGTTCGGCAAGGCCTCTTTCATGACCTGGTCGGTAGAAGACATTGTAGATGTCCCGCGGTACCACCCCATTCCGTGCACCTTCGCCATCTCTCTCCTGTTTTTCATGGCCGTCGAGTACACTCTCCGCATGGTCCCTCCTTCCTCCCCTCCCTTCGATATTGGGTTCGTGCTCACGCATCCTCTCCACCGCCTGCTTGCTCTCCGGCCCGCTCTCAACACTGCCTTAGCAGGCCTAAATACG GTGTTTGTGGGCATGCAAACGACTTATATACTATGGACGTGGTTAGTGGAAGGTAGACCGCGGGCTACCATATCCGCTCTGTTCATGTTCACCTGCAGAGGAATATTGGGTTATTCCACCCAACTCCCATTGCCACAG GGGTTCTTGGGATCGGGCGTGGATTTTCCGGTGGGGAATGTGTCGTTCTTCCTGTTCTTCTCCGGGCATGTAGCGGGGTCGGTGATTGCGTCGATGGACATGAGACGTATGCAACGGCACGGACTGGCGTTGACGTTCGACGTACTGAACGTGCTACAGGGGCTGAGGCTGCTAGCAACGAGAGGCCATTACACCATCGATCTAGCAGTTGGGGTGGGTGCAGGCCTGCTGTTCGATTCTCTAGCCGGGAAGTACGAAGACACCAAGAGAAAATCTCTTCAACACCATTTTCATAACAAACACATCTCCACAGATTCAATCACAGCCGTACAAAACAGACAATGA
- the LOC131223109 gene encoding protein POST-ILLUMINATION CHLOROPHYLL FLUORESCENCE INCREASE, chloroplastic has product MASSTASLLSSSSLSSPRPLFVTRSVLHFSSPLPVPSLPATDFMGARLLTYLPKKQITKMIGKVSAVATPAVEEEVKEYKLPTWAEFDLGTAPVFWKTMNGLPPTSGEKLTLFYNPANRLTPNEEFGIAFNGGFNQPIMCGGEPRAMTRKTRGKADPPTFTIRICIPRHAMNLIFSFTNGVDWDGPYKLQFQVPKMWRNKPLSFFNEGLAEELSKDGACDRAIFPDSNIIITRCAMIGNLSVEGGDRCNLDFVLGCTDPSSPFYNPLANVDDGSCPMDEE; this is encoded by the exons ATGGCTTCCTCAACTGCTTCTCTCCTTTCATCTTCCTCTCTTTCGTCGCCTCGGCCTCTCTTTGTCACCCGTTCCGTTCTCCACTTCAGCTCTCCTCTTCCTGTTCCTTCGCTCCCGG CTACTGATTTTATGGGTGCGCGCTTGCTGACATATCTTCCAAAGAAGCAGATTACTAAGATGATTGGGAAAGTGAGCGCTGTTGCTACACCTGCTGTGGAGGAAGAAGTTAAAGA GTACAAACTTCCTACATGGGCTGAATTCGATCTAGGAACGGCACCTGTCTTTTGGAAAACAATGAACGGTCTCCCTCCTACTTCT GGGGAGAAGTTAACACTCTTCTATAATCCTGCAAATAGACTAACCCCAAATGAGGAGTTTGGGATTGCATTCAATG GGGGTTTTAATCAGCCTATCATGTGTGGTGGCGAGCCAAGGGCGATGACGAGAAAAACTCGAGGAAAAGCTGATCCACCCACATTCACTATCAGGATATGTATTCCCAGGCATG CTATGAACTTGATTTTCTCATTCACAAATGGAGTTGATTGGGACGGGCCATACAAACTGCAGTTTCAAGTTCCAAAGATGTGGCGCAACAAACCACTCAGCTTCTTTAATGAG GGTCTGGCAGAAGAATTGAGTAAAGATGGTGCCTGTGATAGAGCAATCTTCCCAGATTCGAACATTATCATCACACGCTGTGCAATGATTGGTAATCTGTCTGTTGAAGGG GGAGACCGCTGCAATCTAGACTTTGTGCTGGGTTGCACAGATCCAAGCTCACCTTTCTATAACCCGCTCGCCAATGTagacgatggatcttgtccaatGGATGAGGAATGA